One stretch of Oncorhynchus clarkii lewisi isolate Uvic-CL-2024 chromosome 3, UVic_Ocla_1.0, whole genome shotgun sequence DNA includes these proteins:
- the LOC139389298 gene encoding caspase-2-like isoform X3, with product MLGECGMLERDRRGLRKCSVTLCKEMVVDELFIQSLQTDDILTDSMAESILVEPTSHKRSWRLLSLLPKRGPRAFSSFCSALRDTEQQHLCALLTESPERDGERQRYVDSPLPLPTQEGIVPAKRARTQESMEMCLDADSPITSSVLPCTPDFYLKHCQQSYSMVSSPRGLALVISNVSFDPCAAPDLDSRKGGEVDEEVLRKVFTELDYIVTVRRDLTAPGMRECIEQFGRRQQHQTVSSCVVCLLSHGVEGAIYGTDGQLLELDWVFEAFDNAHCPLLQNKPKMFFIQACRGEEMDCGVEQSDGPERTQSPGCEQRDAGREGEGDGDTRQTEERGRLRVKLPQRSDMICGFASLKGTAAMRNTKRGSWFIQEVNSALRFRARDTHLSDILVQVNGRIKDREGYAPGTPHHRCKEMSEFTSSLCKDLYLFPKYHPQY from the exons ATGTTGGGGGAATGCGGTATGCTGGAACGAGACAGAAGGGGGCTTCGGAAATGCTCTGTGACTCTCTGCAAAGAGATGGTGGTGGACGAGCTGTTCATTCAGTCCCTGCAGACAGACGACATTCTCACCGACAGCATGGCAGAAAGCATCCTG GTGGAGCCGACCTCCCACAAGCGGAGCTGGCGTCTGCTGTCCCTGCTCCCCAAGCGTGGTCCCAGAGCCTTCAGCAGCTTCTGCTCAGCACTGAGAGACACAGAGCAGCAGCACCTATGTGCCCTGCTCACAGAGTcaccagagagggatggagagagacag AGATATGTGGACTCTCCCCTCCCACTTCCCACCCAGGAGGGGATTGTTCCAGCCAAGAGAGCCAGAACACAAG AGTCAATGGAGATGTGTCTGGATGCAGACAGTCCCATCACCAGCTCTGTTCTTCCCTGTACACCAGACTTCTACTTAAAACACTGCCAACAG TCCTATAGTATGGTGTCCAGTCCTCGTGGCCTGGCCTTGGTGATCAGTAACGTCTCCTTTGACCCCTGTGCTGCTCCTGACCTGGACTCCagaaagggaggggaggtggacgaGGAGGTCCTCAGGAAGGTGTTCACTGAGCTGGACTACATAGTCACCGTCCGGAGAGACCTCACAGCTCCG GGCATGCGGGAGTGCATTGAGCAGTTTGGCAGACGGCAGCAGCACCAGACCGTATCCAGCTGTGTGGTGTGTCTGCTGTCCCATGGAGTAGAGGGGGCTATCTACGGCACAGACGGACAGCTACTGGAG ttggaCTGGGTGTTTGAGGCATTTGACAATGCCCACTGTCCTCTACTGCAGAATAAACCCAAGATGTTCTTCATCCAGGCCTGCAGAGGAG aggaGATGGACTGTGGGGTGGAGCAGTCAGACGGGCCAGAGAGGACCCAGTCTCCTGGCTGTGAACAGAgggatgcagggagggagggagagggagatggagacaccaggcagacagaggagagaggcaggctcagagtcaaaCTGCCCCAGCGCTCTGACATGATCTGCGGCTTCGCCTCCCTCAAag GCACTGCAGCCATGAGGAACACCAAGAGAGGATCCTGGTTCATCCAAGAGGTCAACTCAGCACTCCGCTTCAGAGCCAGAGACACACACCTATCAGACATACTGGTGCag GTGAATGGTCGTATTAAAGACAGAGAAGGCTATGCTCCTGGAACCCCCCACCATCGCTGTAAGGAGATGTCTGAATTCACCAGCTCCCTCTGCAAAGACCTCTACCTGTTCCCCAAGTACCACCCTCAGTACTGA
- the LOC139389298 gene encoding caspase-2-like isoform X1: protein MLGECGMLERDRRGLRKCSVTLCKEMVVDELFIQSLQTDDILTDSMAESILVEPTSHKRSWRLLSLLPKRGPRAFSSFCSALRDTEQQHLCALLTESPERDGERQCPQTAKAKDRAEEVISTAYPIQASDKAPFTKTPVKDSEEEGDEEKERYVDSPLPLPTQEGIVPAKRARTQESMEMCLDADSPITSSVLPCTPDFYLKHCQQSYSMVSSPRGLALVISNVSFDPCAAPDLDSRKGGEVDEEVLRKVFTELDYIVTVRRDLTAPGMRECIEQFGRRQQHQTVSSCVVCLLSHGVEGAIYGTDGQLLELDWVFEAFDNAHCPLLQNKPKMFFIQACRGEEMDCGVEQSDGPERTQSPGCEQRDAGREGEGDGDTRQTEERGRLRVKLPQRSDMICGFASLKGTAAMRNTKRGSWFIQEVNSALRFRARDTHLSDILVQVNGRIKDREGYAPGTPHHRCKEMSEFTSSLCKDLYLFPKYHPQY from the exons ATGTTGGGGGAATGCGGTATGCTGGAACGAGACAGAAGGGGGCTTCGGAAATGCTCTGTGACTCTCTGCAAAGAGATGGTGGTGGACGAGCTGTTCATTCAGTCCCTGCAGACAGACGACATTCTCACCGACAGCATGGCAGAAAGCATCCTG GTGGAGCCGACCTCCCACAAGCGGAGCTGGCGTCTGCTGTCCCTGCTCCCCAAGCGTGGTCCCAGAGCCTTCAGCAGCTTCTGCTCAGCACTGAGAGACACAGAGCAGCAGCACCTATGTGCCCTGCTCACAGAGTcaccagagagggatggagagagacag TGTCCCCAGACAGCTAAGGCGAAAGACAGGGCTGAGGAGGTGATATCCACAGCATACCCAATCCAAGCTTCAGACAAAGCCCCATTCACAAAGACCCCAGTCAAAGACagtgaggaagagggggatgaagagaaagag AGATATGTGGACTCTCCCCTCCCACTTCCCACCCAGGAGGGGATTGTTCCAGCCAAGAGAGCCAGAACACAAG AGTCAATGGAGATGTGTCTGGATGCAGACAGTCCCATCACCAGCTCTGTTCTTCCCTGTACACCAGACTTCTACTTAAAACACTGCCAACAG TCCTATAGTATGGTGTCCAGTCCTCGTGGCCTGGCCTTGGTGATCAGTAACGTCTCCTTTGACCCCTGTGCTGCTCCTGACCTGGACTCCagaaagggaggggaggtggacgaGGAGGTCCTCAGGAAGGTGTTCACTGAGCTGGACTACATAGTCACCGTCCGGAGAGACCTCACAGCTCCG GGCATGCGGGAGTGCATTGAGCAGTTTGGCAGACGGCAGCAGCACCAGACCGTATCCAGCTGTGTGGTGTGTCTGCTGTCCCATGGAGTAGAGGGGGCTATCTACGGCACAGACGGACAGCTACTGGAG ttggaCTGGGTGTTTGAGGCATTTGACAATGCCCACTGTCCTCTACTGCAGAATAAACCCAAGATGTTCTTCATCCAGGCCTGCAGAGGAG aggaGATGGACTGTGGGGTGGAGCAGTCAGACGGGCCAGAGAGGACCCAGTCTCCTGGCTGTGAACAGAgggatgcagggagggagggagagggagatggagacaccaggcagacagaggagagaggcaggctcagagtcaaaCTGCCCCAGCGCTCTGACATGATCTGCGGCTTCGCCTCCCTCAAag GCACTGCAGCCATGAGGAACACCAAGAGAGGATCCTGGTTCATCCAAGAGGTCAACTCAGCACTCCGCTTCAGAGCCAGAGACACACACCTATCAGACATACTGGTGCag GTGAATGGTCGTATTAAAGACAGAGAAGGCTATGCTCCTGGAACCCCCCACCATCGCTGTAAGGAGATGTCTGAATTCACCAGCTCCCTCTGCAAAGACCTCTACCTGTTCCCCAAGTACCACCCTCAGTACTGA
- the LOC139389298 gene encoding caspase-2-like isoform X2, whose amino-acid sequence MLGECGMLERDRRGLRKCSVTLCKEMVVDELFIQSLQTDDILTDSMAESILVEPTSHKRSWRLLSLLPKRGPRAFSSFCSALRDTEQQHLCALLTESPERDGERQCPQTAKAKDRAEEVISTAYPIQASDKAPFTKTPVKDSEEEGDEEKERYVDSPLPLPTQEGIVPAKRARTQESMEMCLDADSPITSSVLPCTPDFYLKHCQQSYSMVSSPRGLALVISNVSFDPCAAPDLDSRKGGEVDEEVLRKVFTELDYIVTVRRDLTAPGMRECIEQFGRRQQHQTVSSCVVCLLSHGVEGAIYGTDGQLLENKPKMFFIQACRGEEMDCGVEQSDGPERTQSPGCEQRDAGREGEGDGDTRQTEERGRLRVKLPQRSDMICGFASLKGTAAMRNTKRGSWFIQEVNSALRFRARDTHLSDILVQVNGRIKDREGYAPGTPHHRCKEMSEFTSSLCKDLYLFPKYHPQY is encoded by the exons ATGTTGGGGGAATGCGGTATGCTGGAACGAGACAGAAGGGGGCTTCGGAAATGCTCTGTGACTCTCTGCAAAGAGATGGTGGTGGACGAGCTGTTCATTCAGTCCCTGCAGACAGACGACATTCTCACCGACAGCATGGCAGAAAGCATCCTG GTGGAGCCGACCTCCCACAAGCGGAGCTGGCGTCTGCTGTCCCTGCTCCCCAAGCGTGGTCCCAGAGCCTTCAGCAGCTTCTGCTCAGCACTGAGAGACACAGAGCAGCAGCACCTATGTGCCCTGCTCACAGAGTcaccagagagggatggagagagacag TGTCCCCAGACAGCTAAGGCGAAAGACAGGGCTGAGGAGGTGATATCCACAGCATACCCAATCCAAGCTTCAGACAAAGCCCCATTCACAAAGACCCCAGTCAAAGACagtgaggaagagggggatgaagagaaagag AGATATGTGGACTCTCCCCTCCCACTTCCCACCCAGGAGGGGATTGTTCCAGCCAAGAGAGCCAGAACACAAG AGTCAATGGAGATGTGTCTGGATGCAGACAGTCCCATCACCAGCTCTGTTCTTCCCTGTACACCAGACTTCTACTTAAAACACTGCCAACAG TCCTATAGTATGGTGTCCAGTCCTCGTGGCCTGGCCTTGGTGATCAGTAACGTCTCCTTTGACCCCTGTGCTGCTCCTGACCTGGACTCCagaaagggaggggaggtggacgaGGAGGTCCTCAGGAAGGTGTTCACTGAGCTGGACTACATAGTCACCGTCCGGAGAGACCTCACAGCTCCG GGCATGCGGGAGTGCATTGAGCAGTTTGGCAGACGGCAGCAGCACCAGACCGTATCCAGCTGTGTGGTGTGTCTGCTGTCCCATGGAGTAGAGGGGGCTATCTACGGCACAGACGGACAGCTACTGGAG AATAAACCCAAGATGTTCTTCATCCAGGCCTGCAGAGGAG aggaGATGGACTGTGGGGTGGAGCAGTCAGACGGGCCAGAGAGGACCCAGTCTCCTGGCTGTGAACAGAgggatgcagggagggagggagagggagatggagacaccaggcagacagaggagagaggcaggctcagagtcaaaCTGCCCCAGCGCTCTGACATGATCTGCGGCTTCGCCTCCCTCAAag GCACTGCAGCCATGAGGAACACCAAGAGAGGATCCTGGTTCATCCAAGAGGTCAACTCAGCACTCCGCTTCAGAGCCAGAGACACACACCTATCAGACATACTGGTGCag GTGAATGGTCGTATTAAAGACAGAGAAGGCTATGCTCCTGGAACCCCCCACCATCGCTGTAAGGAGATGTCTGAATTCACCAGCTCCCTCTGCAAAGACCTCTACCTGTTCCCCAAGTACCACCCTCAGTACTGA